In Gimesia benthica, a single window of DNA contains:
- a CDS encoding orotidine 5'-phosphate decarboxylase / HUMPS family protein, producing MKPIVQISLDLTNIEEALETAAMAMRAGVDWLEAGTPLILAEGLNCVRELRKAFPETPIVADLKTMDGGYLEAEMMAKAGATHVVVMSRAHEETIHCVVKAGKDHGVEVMGDNLADDMVSAAKKLEDLGCDYVIHHVGYDERRGIAARGERMPSPLDQLKEVVEAVSIPVQAVGGLSLEQAIRTPEYGAPLVVLGAPLTIDADSFKTASGDLEDSLRLICEKVHAYGDVAIGGQK from the coding sequence ATGAAGCCGATCGTACAGATTTCACTGGATCTGACCAATATTGAAGAGGCGCTCGAAACGGCAGCGATGGCGATGCGGGCAGGAGTGGACTGGCTGGAAGCCGGCACTCCTCTGATTCTGGCAGAGGGTTTGAACTGTGTCAGGGAGTTGCGAAAAGCATTTCCGGAAACTCCGATCGTGGCGGATCTCAAGACCATGGATGGTGGTTACCTGGAAGCGGAAATGATGGCCAAGGCAGGTGCGACGCACGTTGTTGTTATGTCACGGGCACATGAAGAAACGATTCACTGCGTGGTCAAAGCGGGGAAAGATCATGGCGTCGAAGTCATGGGAGATAATCTTGCAGATGACATGGTTTCCGCCGCGAAAAAACTGGAAGACCTGGGATGCGACTATGTGATTCATCATGTCGGCTATGATGAACGTCGGGGAATCGCTGCCCGTGGCGAGCGGATGCCCAGTCCCCTGGATCAATTAAAAGAAGTCGTCGAAGCTGTCAGCATTCCCGTGCAGGCTGTGGGTGGGCTTTCGCTCGAACAGGCGATTCGCACTCCCGAGTATGGGGCACCACTGGTCGTACTGGGAGCACCGCTGACCATTGATGCCGATTCCTTTAAGACCGCCAGTGGAGATCTGGAAGATTCACTGCGGCTGATTTGTGAAAAAGTACACGCTTACGGCGATGTTGCGATTGGAGGTCAGAAATGA